The following are encoded together in the Xanthomonas vesicatoria ATCC 35937 genome:
- the ppa gene encoding inorganic diphosphatase — protein MGLELVTSGKNLPEEINVVIEIPKDSEPVKYEVDKASGAIFVDRILSTPMRYPCNYGYVPNTLCGDGDPADVLVVLPLPLVPGSVVRCRPVGVLRMSDEAGSDEKILAVPIEKIFSGYAHIEDINQVSSHWMERIGHFFEHYKDLEKGKWVKLDGWGGAAEAKRILVESVERYNSDAP, from the coding sequence ATGGGCCTTGAACTGGTCACCTCTGGCAAGAATCTGCCGGAAGAAATCAACGTCGTCATCGAAATCCCCAAGGATTCCGAGCCGGTCAAGTACGAAGTGGACAAGGCCAGCGGCGCGATCTTCGTCGACCGCATCCTGTCGACCCCGATGCGCTATCCCTGCAACTACGGCTACGTCCCCAACACGCTGTGCGGCGACGGCGATCCGGCCGACGTGCTGGTGGTCCTGCCGCTGCCGCTGGTCCCCGGTTCGGTGGTGCGCTGCCGTCCGGTCGGCGTGCTGCGCATGAGCGACGAGGCAGGCAGCGACGAAAAAATCCTGGCGGTGCCGATCGAGAAGATCTTCTCCGGCTACGCGCACATCGAAGATATCAACCAGGTGTCCAGCCACTGGATGGAGCGCATCGGCCACTTCTTTGAGCATTACAAGGATCTGGAGAAAGGCAAGTGGGTCAAGCTCGACGGTTGGGGCGGCGCAGCAGAGGCGAAGCGTATCCTGGTCGAATCGGTGGAACGCTATAATTCCGACGCGCCCTGA
- a CDS encoding HDOD domain-containing protein, with amino-acid sequence MRILFVGDEASLPSDLADYVADLGDQWQAHRVADGNSAIEAAALSPFDAVIVAPVLPDLTAATLLGQIRTLRPDTIRIALIDAQDGQRTPPARIIGVAHRFLPMPLAPEVLLEAVTSLEELRDLLSNPRLRAAIGRIEKLPSPPHLYLSLMHALEEDDGADAADIAKLIAGDPAIAAKVLQLCNSAFFSGGRSITDLRTAVTRLGVATLRDLVLASEVFSVQTLTPAERSAMQRRALLSSRLAAKVLPPTSAELGSTAALLADIGLLLPGVRDEREPPAEGGDDRLGHTEAGAYLLGLWGLPMPIIEAVAFHRHPQRSSLRSFWVTGAVHVATALASGEAVDEEYLSKVGVISRLPTWREQADTLLGLAEA; translated from the coding sequence TTGCGTATTCTGTTTGTTGGGGACGAAGCCAGCCTTCCGTCCGACCTGGCCGATTACGTCGCCGATCTCGGCGACCAGTGGCAGGCGCATCGCGTGGCCGATGGCAATTCGGCGATTGAAGCTGCCGCATTGTCGCCATTCGATGCGGTCATTGTCGCCCCGGTGTTGCCGGACCTGACCGCCGCTACGTTGCTTGGGCAGATCCGTACCTTGCGCCCGGACACGATCCGCATCGCCCTCATCGATGCCCAGGATGGCCAGCGCACACCGCCGGCACGCATCATTGGCGTCGCCCATCGATTCCTGCCGATGCCGCTGGCACCGGAAGTACTGCTCGAAGCAGTCACCAGTCTGGAAGAACTGCGCGACCTGCTCAGCAATCCACGCCTGCGCGCAGCCATAGGGCGTATCGAAAAACTGCCCTCGCCACCGCATCTGTACTTGAGCCTGATGCACGCGTTGGAAGAAGACGATGGCGCCGATGCGGCCGACATCGCCAAGCTCATCGCCGGCGACCCGGCGATCGCGGCCAAGGTGCTGCAGCTGTGCAATTCCGCGTTCTTTTCCGGCGGCCGCAGCATCACCGATCTGCGAACGGCGGTGACCCGCCTGGGCGTGGCGACGCTGCGCGATCTGGTGCTGGCCAGCGAAGTGTTTTCGGTACAGACGCTCACCCCGGCAGAACGCAGTGCGATGCAACGCCGCGCCCTGCTCTCCTCGCGCCTGGCCGCCAAGGTGTTGCCGCCGACCAGCGCCGAACTCGGCTCCACGGCCGCCCTGCTGGCCGACATCGGCCTGCTGTTGCCGGGCGTGCGTGACGAGCGCGAACCGCCTGCCGAAGGCGGCGACGACCGCCTGGGCCACACCGAAGCCGGCGCGTATTTGCTCGGCCTGTGGGGCCTGCCGATGCCGATCATCGAAGCGGTGGCCTTCCATCGCCACCCGCAGCGCTCCAGCCTGCGCAGCTTCTGGGTGACCGGCGCGGTGCATGTGGCCACGGCGCTAGCCAGCGGCGAAGCAGTGGACGAGGAGTACTTGTCCAAGGTCGGCGTGATCTCTCGCCTGCCCACCTGGCGCGAGCAGGCCGACACCTTGCTTGGCCTTGCCGAGGCTTGA
- a CDS encoding TonB-dependent receptor plug domain-containing protein: protein MNLRTSAVRLGLLPAGIAIALTPAFAANAQEQSAPSTTTLDRIEITGSRIRSVDVETAQPVFTVSQQDIQKSGLVSVGDILQNLSIAGTQTYSKAAVLTSDPEQGGQYVNLYNLGENRTLVLVNGKRWTSSLSGLTDMSTIPSSLIERIEVLKDGASAIYGSDAVAGVVNIILRQNYDGAEASAYFGQNGRGDGSKEQYSFTAGTTTDRSSLVFGVNYTNEDPVWAKDRALTRYSAGPNHIEDSLSATGPWGRFTSNDQTYILNHTGSFDGKGVGADSRNLTNYHNDITTDDYYNSVDQMMLQQSSRNKSIFTTGSYNLTDSLTFKSTAMYSERDSNRQIAGYPLQASSQPQFPVAISGGSYYNPVGQDINSWFRRTVELPRTTESNVKTLHFDAALEGVFDVGSHGWNWDVGFNYNKYDVTQVSRGNINLLALQKALGPSFLNAQGQVQCGTAAAPIALGTSNALGQCTPFNILGGPSASTPNALQYINALGQATQQSLSKQWTANVTGGLFDLPAGELGFAAGVEHREISGYDYPDQLSSAGYTTDLAAQATEGRYQTNEAYLELLIPVLKDLPGAKELSFDVAARYSNYSRFGDTTNSKFSFTWKPIDDLLVRGTYGTGFRAPTLDDTFGGGSQSFDDFTDPCDATFGSLGNAGVAARCASEGLAGNFRQTDTANNPVTQRDVQGNAPFNAGVGNAELEPEYSITRTVGMVYSPHWVQGLDFSLDWYRISISNIITSLTANDVLNNCYLNNLASYCADYGRDPISGQVTTLSRGNVNLGRLETEGYNFGVRYRMPETAYGKFAVNLDTNYLATYKSQAEAGAEWANAAGYWNYPRVRATLGLDWSLGALSANWNLRYYGGFRDYCWDAAAGIECNNPNYQTPNPGWGGGTGSNKKGSISYQDVSVTWQAPWDGSVTVGARNIWNKQPPVTYSITNSSTAAIDPMLDYDRFLFVQYNQRF from the coding sequence ATGAACCTTCGCACTTCCGCAGTGCGGCTGGGCCTGTTGCCCGCCGGTATTGCGATCGCGTTGACGCCGGCTTTTGCCGCCAATGCACAAGAGCAGTCCGCCCCGTCCACCACGACGCTGGACCGCATCGAAATCACCGGCTCGCGCATCCGCTCGGTCGACGTCGAAACCGCACAGCCGGTATTCACCGTCTCCCAGCAGGACATTCAGAAGTCCGGCCTGGTCAGCGTTGGCGACATCCTCCAGAACCTGTCGATTGCCGGTACGCAGACCTACAGCAAGGCTGCCGTGCTGACCTCGGACCCGGAACAGGGCGGCCAGTACGTCAACCTCTACAACCTGGGTGAGAACCGTACCCTGGTGTTGGTGAACGGCAAGCGTTGGACCAGCAGCCTGTCCGGCCTGACCGACATGTCCACCATCCCGAGCTCGCTGATCGAGCGCATCGAAGTCCTGAAGGATGGCGCCTCGGCGATCTACGGCTCCGACGCCGTGGCCGGTGTGGTCAACATCATCCTGCGTCAGAACTACGACGGTGCAGAGGCCTCGGCGTACTTCGGCCAGAACGGTCGTGGCGACGGTTCCAAGGAGCAGTACTCCTTCACCGCCGGCACCACCACCGACCGCTCCTCGCTGGTATTTGGCGTCAACTACACCAATGAAGATCCGGTGTGGGCCAAGGATCGCGCGCTGACCCGTTACTCGGCCGGTCCGAACCACATCGAAGACAGCCTGAGTGCGACCGGTCCGTGGGGTCGCTTCACCTCCAACGACCAGACCTACATCCTCAACCACACCGGTTCGTTCGACGGTAAGGGCGTGGGCGCGGATTCGCGCAACCTCACCAACTACCACAACGACATCACCACCGACGATTACTACAACTCCGTCGATCAGATGATGTTGCAGCAGTCCAGCCGCAACAAGTCGATCTTCACGACCGGCAGCTACAACCTGACCGATAGCCTGACCTTCAAGTCGACCGCGATGTACTCAGAGCGCGACTCGAACCGTCAGATCGCCGGCTACCCGCTGCAGGCATCGTCGCAGCCGCAGTTCCCGGTCGCCATCAGTGGCGGCAGCTACTACAACCCGGTTGGCCAGGACATCAACAGCTGGTTCCGTCGTACGGTTGAATTGCCGCGCACCACCGAAAGCAACGTCAAGACCCTGCACTTCGATGCAGCGCTGGAAGGTGTATTCGACGTCGGCAGCCACGGCTGGAACTGGGACGTGGGCTTCAACTACAACAAGTACGATGTGACGCAGGTTTCGCGCGGCAACATCAACCTGCTGGCGTTGCAGAAGGCATTGGGTCCGTCGTTCCTCAATGCGCAGGGTCAGGTGCAGTGCGGTACCGCAGCGGCTCCGATCGCGCTGGGCACCAGCAATGCGCTGGGCCAGTGCACCCCGTTCAACATCCTGGGCGGCCCGTCGGCCTCCACGCCGAACGCGCTGCAGTACATCAATGCACTGGGCCAGGCCACGCAGCAGAGCCTGAGCAAGCAGTGGACCGCCAACGTCACTGGTGGCCTGTTCGATCTGCCGGCCGGTGAACTGGGCTTCGCCGCAGGCGTCGAACACCGCGAAATCAGCGGCTACGACTATCCGGACCAGCTGTCCAGCGCCGGTTACACCACCGACCTCGCGGCACAGGCCACCGAAGGTCGCTACCAGACCAACGAAGCGTACCTGGAGTTGTTGATTCCGGTGCTGAAGGATCTGCCGGGCGCCAAGGAACTGTCGTTCGATGTGGCCGCGCGCTACAGCAACTACAGCCGCTTCGGCGACACCACCAACAGCAAGTTCAGCTTTACCTGGAAGCCGATCGACGACCTGCTGGTGCGCGGTACCTACGGCACCGGTTTCCGTGCGCCGACGCTTGACGATACCTTCGGCGGTGGTTCCCAGAGCTTCGATGACTTCACGGACCCTTGCGACGCAACCTTCGGCTCGCTGGGTAATGCCGGTGTGGCGGCGCGTTGCGCAAGTGAAGGTTTGGCAGGCAACTTCCGGCAAACTGACACTGCGAACAACCCAGTAACCCAGCGCGACGTGCAGGGTAATGCTCCGTTCAATGCAGGCGTTGGTAATGCTGAGCTGGAGCCGGAATACAGCATCACCCGTACCGTCGGCATGGTGTACAGCCCGCATTGGGTGCAGGGCTTGGACTTCTCGCTGGATTGGTACCGCATTTCGATCTCCAACATCATCACTTCGCTCACTGCAAATGATGTGTTGAACAACTGCTACCTCAACAACCTGGCCAGCTACTGTGCCGACTACGGTCGCGACCCGATCAGCGGTCAGGTCACCACGCTGAGCCGCGGCAACGTCAACCTGGGTCGTCTGGAAACCGAAGGCTACAACTTCGGCGTGCGTTACCGCATGCCGGAAACCGCCTACGGCAAGTTCGCCGTCAACCTCGACACCAACTACCTGGCGACCTACAAGTCGCAGGCCGAAGCCGGTGCCGAGTGGGCCAACGCGGCCGGCTACTGGAACTACCCGCGCGTGCGTGCCACCTTGGGTCTGGACTGGTCGCTGGGTGCGTTGTCGGCCAACTGGAACCTGCGTTACTACGGTGGTTTCCGCGATTACTGCTGGGATGCAGCGGCGGGCATCGAGTGCAACAACCCGAACTACCAGACCCCGAATCCGGGCTGGGGCGGCGGTACCGGTTCCAACAAGAAGGGCTCGATCTCCTACCAGGACGTCTCTGTTACTTGGCAGGCTCCATGGGACGGCAGCGTGACCGTTGGTGCCCGCAACATCTGGAACAAGCAGCCGCCGGTGACCTACTCGATCACCAACAGCAGCACCGCGGCGATCGATCCGATGCTGGACTACGACCGCTTCCTGTTCGTGCAGTACAACCAGCGCTTCTGA
- a CDS encoding helix-turn-helix domain-containing protein, which translates to MQQVITADRGLALSLDGASDATSTTCLAVSRLGSIRTTTATFTLWVQLRGRAWVESKEGRFRLRARDWIAFDKDSHPTVQADRSALCVGVSLDGSSLQSLAELTDATLYPGRSQLSRSDLRIALRLWRNAAMQSGSASARPLLLHLAAMQRGFVEQEQRCPGRSRSRRRQVFGRMQRARLYLEGNSDRVVRISELAQLTNFSSWYVSKTFQSLYEESPQALSARLRLERASDLLRDTSMMIGEVAAASGFDNCCSFARAFRARFGVSASLYRDQTTNSPDSAKPRSVTRKATAFTQT; encoded by the coding sequence ATGCAACAGGTCATCACTGCCGATCGCGGGCTCGCACTCTCGTTGGATGGTGCCAGCGACGCGACATCGACGACCTGTCTGGCCGTCTCGCGTCTGGGCAGCATCCGCACCACCACTGCGACATTTACCTTGTGGGTGCAGCTGCGTGGCCGTGCATGGGTGGAGTCCAAGGAAGGCCGTTTTCGGCTGCGCGCTCGCGACTGGATCGCCTTCGACAAGGACTCGCACCCCACGGTGCAGGCAGATCGCAGTGCGTTGTGCGTGGGCGTCAGCCTGGACGGCAGCAGCTTGCAGTCGTTGGCCGAATTGACCGACGCGACGCTGTATCCGGGGCGTAGTCAATTGTCGCGCAGCGACCTGCGGATTGCATTGCGGCTGTGGCGTAACGCAGCAATGCAGAGCGGCAGCGCCTCCGCGCGCCCGCTGTTGCTGCATCTGGCAGCAATGCAGCGCGGGTTCGTCGAACAGGAGCAACGTTGTCCCGGCCGTTCGCGCAGCCGCCGTCGTCAGGTGTTTGGCCGCATGCAACGTGCTCGGCTCTATCTGGAAGGCAACAGCGACCGCGTGGTGCGCATTAGCGAACTGGCGCAGCTGACCAACTTCTCCAGTTGGTATGTGTCCAAGACTTTCCAGAGCTTGTACGAAGAAAGTCCGCAGGCCTTGTCGGCGCGCTTGCGCCTGGAGCGGGCCTCGGATCTGCTGCGTGATACCTCGATGATGATCGGCGAGGTTGCCGCTGCCAGCGGCTTCGACAACTGCTGCAGCTTCGCACGCGCATTTCGTGCGCGTTTCGGCGTCTCCGCATCGCTCTATCGCGACCAGACGACCAATTCGCCAGATTCGGCAAAGCCACGTAGCGTGACGCGCAAAGCGACGGCGTTCACGCAAACGTAA
- a CDS encoding winged helix-turn-helix domain-containing protein, whose protein sequence is MPSGRLRVGQCVVDIASREVHAPGARRALRLPPKSLAVLLTLARQPGQVITREQLLAEVWPDTLPTNDVVTQAVTQLRKAFASSGSQRSDYIETIAKTGYRLMAPVAWEASADALAQPMQTMSSLESSGRQEAMQVAPLPTDEASTAAEAVHRPMSQAAMSPSPLLAAATPRRGRWMALAVAGITLALVLGLAARTLWLRAPATDVATSTAVLGSPKRPYQVITAGGGFDLTPSLSPDGSMVAYASLTNDRPGTSILVKTTDNAYPRVLETPAPGISDRLPAWSPDGREIAFSRQAPDGSCRIMIAAAAGESAAREVVRCDGADMLSFSWSPDGRALLFGSMTGARGAPRIRRLDLETGQWHALSYNAQPADFDYAPRYSPDGQWIVFLRNPQLGDLWRIPAQGGSAERLTHDNADIRGWSWLPDGSSLVFGRRVDSEARLYRLDLVDRSLHDLGVDDAQAPDVAHGHLVFVQRKPQFGVYQVIHDPMNGGYIRRRLFASSGRDDQPMIAPDGRQLIFASNRSGAYGLWWGDVGKPGSVRLIEGIRPDARQAADWSADSRQVLVSGSDADGHAALFEVTPSTGKTVRLPVPQARPLQAIHLPDPKRLLVVGAADDGHTFATLYDRSSNPWRVLATLQDVSQLRLDRTSGQVLFTHLSGAGLWKIAPTLAADTMQPVDPQQPSRWRYRSWAPGTQEQVHYLSSNDSCATHDSTLGGGRTQCLDVAKFTTINGFSVDQRSGAMYVALAEEDGSAIAYMPLPEGPSVSVGFISNLLMILRKVAS, encoded by the coding sequence ATGCCATCGGGCCGGCTGCGTGTCGGGCAGTGTGTGGTCGACATTGCCTCGCGCGAAGTGCACGCACCTGGCGCACGACGGGCGTTGCGGTTGCCTCCCAAATCCCTGGCGGTGCTGCTGACCCTGGCGCGACAGCCAGGGCAGGTGATCACGCGCGAGCAGCTGCTCGCCGAGGTATGGCCGGACACCTTGCCCACCAACGACGTGGTGACCCAGGCAGTCACACAGCTGCGCAAGGCATTTGCCAGCAGCGGCAGCCAGCGTTCCGACTACATCGAGACGATTGCCAAGACCGGGTATCGCCTGATGGCGCCGGTGGCGTGGGAAGCGTCTGCGGATGCGCTGGCGCAGCCTATGCAGACGATGTCGTCGCTGGAGTCGTCTGGTAGGCAGGAGGCCATGCAGGTAGCACCGCTTCCCACAGATGAGGCCAGCACTGCCGCTGAGGCCGTTCATCGCCCGATGTCGCAGGCTGCAATGTCGCCGTCGCCTTTGCTAGCAGCAGCGACGCCGCGTCGTGGTCGCTGGATGGCCCTTGCCGTTGCCGGTATTACGCTGGCGCTGGTACTCGGTCTGGCGGCACGCACGCTGTGGTTGCGCGCGCCGGCAACGGATGTTGCGACGTCCACCGCTGTTCTGGGCAGCCCCAAGCGGCCGTATCAGGTCATCACTGCCGGCGGCGGATTCGATCTCACGCCCAGCCTGTCGCCCGACGGCAGCATGGTGGCCTACGCCTCGTTGACCAATGATCGGCCGGGAACTTCGATCCTGGTCAAAACTACCGACAACGCTTACCCGCGCGTGCTGGAAACGCCTGCGCCCGGCATCTCCGACCGGCTGCCCGCCTGGTCGCCGGATGGGCGCGAAATTGCGTTCTCCCGGCAGGCACCGGATGGCAGCTGCAGGATCATGATCGCCGCTGCGGCGGGTGAGTCTGCCGCACGCGAAGTGGTGCGGTGCGATGGCGCGGACATGCTCAGTTTTAGCTGGTCGCCGGACGGCCGTGCGTTGCTGTTCGGCAGCATGACCGGCGCGCGCGGGGCGCCCCGGATCCGGCGTCTGGATCTGGAAACCGGGCAATGGCATGCGTTGTCGTATAACGCGCAGCCAGCCGACTTCGACTATGCGCCTCGCTATTCCCCGGACGGGCAGTGGATCGTGTTTTTGCGTAATCCGCAGCTGGGTGATCTGTGGCGGATACCCGCACAAGGCGGCAGTGCAGAGCGGTTGACGCACGACAATGCCGATATTCGTGGATGGAGCTGGCTGCCGGACGGCAGCAGCCTGGTCTTCGGGCGGCGCGTGGATAGCGAGGCGCGCCTGTATCGACTCGATCTGGTCGACCGCAGCCTGCACGATCTGGGCGTGGACGATGCGCAGGCGCCGGACGTGGCGCATGGGCATCTGGTGTTCGTGCAGCGCAAACCGCAATTCGGTGTGTATCAAGTCATCCATGACCCCATGAACGGTGGCTACATCCGGCGTCGCCTGTTTGCTTCCAGTGGGCGCGACGACCAGCCGATGATTGCGCCGGACGGGCGTCAACTCATCTTCGCGTCCAACCGCTCCGGTGCGTATGGATTGTGGTGGGGCGATGTCGGCAAACCTGGTTCGGTGCGGTTGATCGAAGGGATACGCCCGGATGCGCGGCAGGCTGCCGATTGGTCGGCCGATTCGCGGCAGGTGTTGGTCAGCGGCAGCGACGCCGATGGGCACGCTGCGCTCTTCGAAGTGACGCCCAGTACCGGAAAGACGGTGCGCCTACCCGTGCCGCAGGCGCGGCCATTGCAGGCCATCCATCTTCCCGATCCCAAGCGGTTGCTGGTGGTAGGTGCCGCCGACGACGGACACACCTTCGCCACGCTGTATGACCGCAGCAGCAACCCGTGGCGCGTACTGGCAACGTTGCAGGACGTCTCGCAACTGCGTCTGGATCGCACCAGCGGGCAGGTGCTGTTTACGCACCTGAGTGGAGCAGGGCTTTGGAAGATCGCACCAACCCTGGCCGCCGACACCATGCAGCCGGTCGACCCGCAGCAGCCATCGCGTTGGCGTTATCGCAGTTGGGCACCGGGAACCCAGGAGCAGGTGCATTACCTGTCCTCCAATGACAGTTGCGCGACACACGACAGCACGCTCGGCGGCGGTCGTACGCAGTGCCTGGATGTTGCGAAGTTCACCACCATCAACGGTTTCAGTGTGGATCAGCGCAGCGGTGCGATGTATGTGGCACTGGCCGAAGAAGATGGCAGTGCGATTGCCTACATGCCGCTGCCGGAGGGCCCATCGGTATCCGTCGGCTTCATCTCCAACTTATTGATGATCTTAAGGAAAGTGGCTTCGTAA
- the thiC gene encoding phosphomethylpyrimidine synthase ThiC produces MNAAPTVLQQQTQSLSEAVTQPIPGSRKIFVSGSRADLQVPMREIMLTRTPTLFGGEDNAPLSVYDTSGPYTDPQAAIDLAAGLGPLRAGWIAERGDTVALETLSSHFGRGREHDARLDAVRFPGRRLPRVARSGANVTQMHYARRGIVTPEMEFVAIRENQRLEAITDAVLRKQHPGEAFGAAIQQRITPEFVRDEIARGRAILPNNINHPESEPMIIGRNFLTKINANIGNSAVSSGIAEEVEKLVWSIRWGGDTVMDLSTGKHIHETREWIIRNSPVPIGTVPIYQALEKVDGRAEELTWEIFRDTLIEQAEQGVDYFTIHAGVLLRYVPLTARRVTGIVSRGGSIMAKWCLAHHKENFLYTHFEDICQIMKAYDVAFSLGDGLRPGCIADANDAAQFGELETLGELTKLAWKHDVQTMVEGPGHVPMQLIKENMDKQLRECGEAPFYTLGPLTTDIAPGYDHITSAIGAAMIGWFGTAMLCYVTPKEHLGLPNRQDVRDGIMAYKIAAHAADLAKGHPGAQVRDNALSKARFEFRWDDQFHLGLDPEKAREFHDETLPKDAHKLAHFCSMCGPHFCSMKITQDVRDYAAEHGMGEERALSAGMEEKASQFLAQGAQVYRAS; encoded by the coding sequence ATGAATGCCGCGCCTACCGTTTTGCAGCAACAAACCCAATCGTTATCCGAAGCGGTGACCCAGCCGATTCCCGGGTCCCGCAAGATCTTTGTGTCCGGGTCGCGTGCCGACCTGCAGGTGCCGATGCGCGAGATCATGTTGACGCGCACGCCGACGCTGTTCGGCGGCGAAGACAACGCGCCGCTCAGTGTCTACGACACCTCCGGGCCTTATACAGATCCACAAGCGGCGATCGATCTTGCTGCCGGCCTTGGGCCGCTGCGTGCCGGCTGGATTGCCGAACGTGGCGATACGGTGGCGCTGGAAACCCTGAGTTCCCACTTCGGGCGCGGCCGCGAACACGATGCGCGGCTGGATGCGGTGCGCTTCCCGGGACGACGTTTGCCGCGTGTGGCGCGCAGTGGCGCCAATGTCACGCAGATGCATTACGCGCGGCGCGGCATCGTTACCCCGGAAATGGAGTTTGTAGCCATTCGGGAGAATCAGCGCTTGGAAGCGATCACCGATGCGGTATTGCGCAAGCAGCATCCTGGTGAAGCCTTCGGTGCGGCGATCCAGCAGCGCATCACGCCAGAGTTCGTACGCGACGAGATCGCACGTGGCCGCGCCATCCTGCCCAACAACATCAACCATCCTGAAAGCGAGCCGATGATCATCGGACGCAATTTCCTGACCAAGATCAACGCCAATATCGGCAATAGCGCGGTGTCCTCGGGCATTGCCGAAGAAGTGGAGAAACTTGTGTGGTCGATCCGCTGGGGCGGCGACACGGTGATGGATTTGTCTACCGGCAAGCACATCCATGAAACGCGCGAGTGGATCATCCGTAACTCGCCGGTGCCGATCGGCACGGTGCCGATCTATCAGGCGCTGGAAAAAGTCGATGGCCGTGCGGAAGAACTGACCTGGGAGATCTTTCGCGACACCTTGATCGAGCAGGCGGAGCAGGGTGTGGACTATTTCACCATCCACGCCGGTGTACTGCTGCGCTATGTGCCGCTCACCGCCAGGCGCGTCACCGGCATCGTGTCGCGCGGTGGATCGATCATGGCCAAGTGGTGCCTGGCGCACCACAAGGAAAATTTTCTCTACACGCACTTCGAAGACATCTGCCAGATCATGAAGGCGTACGACGTGGCGTTTTCACTGGGCGATGGGTTGCGCCCGGGCTGCATCGCCGATGCCAACGACGCCGCGCAGTTCGGTGAACTGGAAACCCTGGGCGAGCTGACCAAACTCGCCTGGAAGCACGACGTGCAGACCATGGTCGAAGGGCCGGGCCATGTGCCGATGCAGTTGATCAAGGAGAACATGGACAAGCAGCTGCGCGAATGCGGCGAGGCTCCCTTCTACACATTGGGACCGCTCACCACCGATATCGCGCCGGGCTACGACCACATCACCAGCGCCATCGGTGCGGCGATGATCGGATGGTTCGGCACCGCGATGCTCTGCTACGTCACACCGAAAGAGCACCTCGGTCTGCCCAACCGGCAGGACGTACGCGACGGCATCATGGCCTACAAGATCGCCGCGCATGCGGCCGATCTGGCCAAGGGACATCCAGGCGCACAGGTGCGTGACAACGCCCTGAGCAAGGCGCGCTTCGAGTTCCGTTGGGACGACCAGTTCCATCTCGGGCTGGATCCGGAAAAGGCCAGGGAATTTCACGACGAAACCCTGCCCAAGGACGCCCATAAGCTGGCGCACTTCTGCTCGATGTGCGGGCCGCACTTCTGTTCAATGAAGATCACCCAGGACGTGCGCGACTACGCGGCCGAGCACGGCATGGGCGAAGAGCGCGCCTTGTCGGCTGGCATGGAAGAGAAGGCCTCGCAATTTCTGGCGCAGGGTGCGCAGGTCTATCGCGCCTCCTAG